The proteins below are encoded in one region of Helianthus annuus cultivar XRQ/B chromosome 2, HanXRQr2.0-SUNRISE, whole genome shotgun sequence:
- the LOC110919805 gene encoding wall-associated receptor kinase-like 14: protein MFDLKFFIFIFISTLISIFPSITSQKPYCNQTCSGTILNDIPYPIGFSSGCEIQLNCTPNGTVLIEDFTVHQIKPDYILVGLPAECGRAVETLHRLYGDHYAPTSDNAILMENCTKRIQTCSVPQSMMQPNLDFDCDRRGDDFGNVSCYSGDMGIMFLDYENVTKTGCRSLLLGMVVKIVGVNSAVSLNVQMVKLGWWLKGGCQCSDDAICTRVVSPVDGSDGYRCRCKDGYDGDGYKASSGCRPKAISISSSGCSSSDFLFGHCHGSKRAGVLVGIIVIVVPLIAIVWLSYCYIRHRTIAKSRGKSNRRLCQAKGITIPIYSYKEIENATNGFSDKQKLGTGAYGTVYKGKIRKGEWVAIKRIKHIYDGDDVDQVMNEIILLSVVSHPNLVRLLGCSFDKNDQILIYEFMPNGTLLEHLQKERGNGLPWPVRLTIATEIAQAIAHLHSRKPPIYHRDVKSCNILLDYNFKTKVADFGLSRLGITESSHISTAPRGTPGYLDPEYHRNFHLTDKSDVYSFGVVLVEIITALKAVDFSRRHSEVNLASLAIDRIGKGNLDEIIDPFLKPIQDVSTMNSIRKVAEVAFRCLAFDSEMRPPMIEVASELEKIKESNFVS from the exons atgtttgatttaAAGTTTTTCATCTTCATTTTCATTTCCACTTTAATATCCATTTTTCCATCCATAACATCTCAAAAACCCTACTGTAACCAGACATGTTCCGGCACCATACTCAACGACATCCCATACCCAATCGGCTTCTCCTCCGGCTGCGAAATCCAGCTAAACTGCACCCCAAACGGCACCGTTTTAATCGAGGATTTCACAGTACATCAAATCAAGCCAGACTATATTCTAGTGGGCCTTCCGGCGGAGTGTGGCCGTGCCGTGGAAACCCTCCACCGTCTCTACGGTGATCACTACGCCCCGACATCCGACAACGCCATTCTGATGGAAAACTGCACCAAACGGATTCAAACATGTTCGGTTCCTCAGTCCATGATGCAACCAAACCTGGATTTTGATTGTGACAGAAGAGGTGATGACTTTGGTAACGTAAGTTGTTACTCCGGGGATATGGGGATCATGTTTCTTGATTATGAGAATGTTACGAAGACCGGTTGCCGGTCTTTGCTTTTGGGGATGGTGGTGAAGATCGTTGGAGTTAATTCCGCGGTGTCGTTGAATGTTCAGATGGTTAAGTTAGGTTGGTGGCTTAAAGGCGGATGTCAGTGCTCCGATGATGCGATTTGTACAAGGGTAGTGTCGCCGGTGGATGGTAGTGATGGTTATCGGTGTCGCTGTAAGGATGGTTATGACGGTGATGGATATAAAGCCAGCTCCGGTTGTCGTCCAAAAG CAATATCAATAAGTTCTTCGGGTTGCAGCTCTTCAGATTTCTTGTTTGGTCATTGTCATGGAAGTAAAAGAGCTGGAGTTCTTGTTGGAA TCATTGTAATCGTAGTACCATTGATCGCTATCGTATGGCTAAGTTATTGCTACATTCGTCATCGCACCATTGCCAAATCTCGAGGCAAGTCAAACCGAAGACTTTGTCAAGCTAAAGGCATAACTATTCCCATATACTCGTACAAAGAGATCGAAAACGCAACAAATGGATTCTCCGATAAACAAAAACTCGGAACAGGAGCTTATGGTACTGTATACAAAGGCAAAATTCGTAAAGGCGAATGGGTAGCCATTAAACGGATTAAACATATATATGATGGTGACGACGTTGATCAGGTCATGAATGAAATCATCCTACTCTCCGTGGTAAGCCACCCAAATCTTGTTCGCTTATTAGGTTGTTCATTCGATAAGAATGATCAAATACTCATTTACGAGTTCATGCCAAATGGAACGCTATTAGAACATTTGCAAAAAGAGCGTGGCAACGGGCTTCCTTGGCCCGTTCGCCTTACAATTGCCACTGAAATCGCGCAAGCAATTGCACATCTACACTCTAGGAAGCCACCTATATATCATAGAGATGTAAAGTCATGCAATATATTGTTGGATTacaattttaaaacaaaagtagcgGATTTTGGTCTGTCGAGACTGGGGATAACCGAATCCTCGCACATTTCAACGGCCCCACGAGGGACCCCGGGGTATCTAGATCCAGAATATCATCGAAACTTTCATTTAACTGATAAAAGTGATGTTTATAGTTTTGGGGTGGTGTTGGTTGAAATCATAACCGCTTTAAAAGCCGTGGACTTCTCACGACGGCATAGTGAAGTCAATTTGGCGTCACTAGCAATCGATAGGATCGGAAAGGGGAATTTGGACGAGATAATCGATCCTTTCCTCAAGCCAATCCAAGATGTATCGACAATGAATTCGATTCGTAAGGTCGCTGAAGTGGCATTCAGATGTCTTGCATTTGATAGTGAAATGAGACCTCCAATGATTGAGGTTGCAAGTGAGCTAGAAAAAATTAAGGAAAGCAACTTTGTTTCATAG